One Triticum dicoccoides isolate Atlit2015 ecotype Zavitan chromosome 5B, WEW_v2.0, whole genome shotgun sequence genomic window carries:
- the LOC119305431 gene encoding uncharacterized protein LOC119305431, translated as MPGTTRTWLVVATVLVAATVATANVETGELGEYYMKRSQETRFRRGGPLHDIISAARRYHQHLFSSRYGSGRRYLLEEGEAAAAEAPADSTGDATPIHNTLRDHEMMGA; from the exons ATGCCGGGGACGACGAGGACATGGCTGGTGGTGGCGACGGTGCTCGTGGCCGCCACGGTGGCGACGGCGAACGTGGAGACGGGTGAGTTGGGGGAGTACTATATGAAGCGCTCGCAGGAGACCCGGTTTCGGCGTGGCGGCCCCCTCCATGACATCATCAGCGCCGCTCGTCGCTACCACCAGCACCTCTTCAGTTCCAG GTACGGCTCAGGCCGGCGGTACCTTCTAGAGGAGGGAGAAGCAGCAGCCGCGGAAGCCCCCGCCGACTCTACCGGTGATGCTACTCCTATCCACAATACGCTCAGAGATCACGAAATGATGGGCGCATAA